A stretch of the Osmerus eperlanus chromosome 10, fOsmEpe2.1, whole genome shotgun sequence genome encodes the following:
- the ankrd11 gene encoding ankyrin repeat domain-containing protein 11, protein MPKGGGSKLPQLEDFPLSTDMVEKQGGKKDKDKVLSNKTPKPDRSDGVKEMKEKAPKRKLPFTVGANGDQKDSDSEKQGPERKRIKKEPTNSRKASLPFGMGMPGIRAGYPLSERQQVALLMQMTAEESVNSPDTTPKHQSQSSLGQKGTPNSASKTKDKVNKRNERGETRLHRAAIRGEARRIKELISEGADVNVKDFAGWTALHEACNRGYYDVAKQLLAAGAEVNTKGLDDDTPLHDASNNGHFKVVKLLLRYGGDPRQSNRRGETPLKVANSPTMLNLLLGKGTYTSSEESSSESSEEEDAPSFAPSSSVDGNNTDSEFEKGLKLKGKNLDPPKCAVTPVKDEYEFDEDDEEERVPPVDDKHLLKKEFRKDPVSKANSFISIPKMEVKTYSKSNSLTPKKAVRRIISDSNSSDEDDRTLSYTTPTPRQPPSATNSKARDSATLSSKQQKEKNKVKKKRKKETKNSVSKEVRFNKVNDKFCTSDSECEDLESEDEKGSMQSLNCVKDSSGSVKESSVFNASSSSHGGLNSQKQAPSLAEQHPKQWRTDGWKTVSSPVWSDVSSLSDSVRTSESDYSSADSSVESVKQVKKKAQENRKKNNNVHANALDKKNSDLYKNSNTDGAVSKTDKDGKVLKKHKVKHKHKSKEKEKEKAPSLVLNQDMNEKFVKSFSFDFDDSRQKSLLVETESPAESKVKLSKHDKDHSKKEDRPSKVKSEDKDWSTGKETQRPTKEEKAKKTKDSTKDKPSKEEREKPIKVDKERSLKEKEKPKEEKQKAHKEEKKKKSKEKSSKVDRKGEQKEEKHLKVDKEKNTTREEKEKSKKEKAPKEEPDYQGYDVNNRFLNLEDTKQSASDDHHDRWASDLSSDSSLYEDDSWDAPVKEYKEYKANNAVKLIVETVREEIREKRKENKVKDKKSEHNDKRAEKEVISKKKDSLEKICEKKKDWAEKQKLNSSHSLEKEKKRKESADSVKEKKEKDPMDSCRDRKDSYEFTKDRKDSKIKQESIRDEYGNDAFFKDSEAVGKPSEIRERNHSGKEKERKGDGVEKREKSKAEKHKEKPKDRGVDQEEKKLEKSLTDKAVKEKDPDRGSKEKKDGAKDKHKDSHSKEKDRKMASEQTKDKKEKPSQDKHTEREKDFFEVKKEERKPEKVREKTWYKIADIFTDESEDEEDNYNGGVAKLSDSLGLSDSHRKDSTPDRDDLDHFATEKPRKYSVEVKHTAEKQKEKDHKEKKKEKAGFDSGKDRKGSLEKHNKDKKEKDVDIKHKERKDRMSVDSNQEKKNKQKLLDKREAVEEKIKSKYKDKQDHLKDRKPSKGSGENEKSLLEKLEEEAMNDYKDDSNDKNSELSSDSFTDRGHEPVLSSYYDSSNISLPDITEERRDSLSISTPQDKFREKERHRHSSSSSSKKSHEKEKVKKGDKRDKTEEIRESYGRRESLPFEKETMPLEADPYTFPYGSKGDGEDDFDKTLEFEKEMSKKADKDKASSVISDKIKDKKKKEKHKEKIKEDKHKYVDNCGSFKHSKEDIKSGLKESPQITNLKERSKEDSPKFEAKKERNRETLDKDGRTDHIKSKVKEENEKLGLSKDTTRKDNRPREKLLVDGDLRLTSFGQMLSLKDQEIEERHKRHKERMKQMEKLRHRSGDPKLKDKTKSTEELRKSRSELSTKKSNSLESALKEKKLKDVGLPAQIMSPERKSQALDGHNSKDWLAGHQMKENLPASPRPDQNRPTGVPTPTSVISCPSYEEVMQTPRTPSCSAEDYPDIMFDGLDCQNSSAMTMSMNACSPSFFDRYSNSSHSFQEGTCLTPAKNLQLPLVSRSGSSEVRRPLEDEFKAEADKFLRQQSMPADSDFDLSVSHPAEDKPVSIERLDCLSSPYFSPMRMLSPRVEPAQPAPDGTSSSLVCPEGNDPENVYTNFLLNPSTPAHRPDPQEPCLDIAAPPTPAPAALPPLDIDDLPEPHHSEPSLVPSDPVSGSDYLPPVTEERDEEDEEEDEEEEEEEEEDMMSEEEGEEEEVDVEERAERAAEEAEQRRQEEECSSFSPRAEEPLQKSWAESPDRRATEAHQLSPSHPHPATIGENSCHHNLAWNSDMLPKSPQRNYGEIEVAVSKITSPFSNSDSEIHHIPSHTSVTPPYASYSRTYVPESDFEEQKDAVEDIPSPERPETASLDAQVNYMNTSSSSTRLEAFFTDCKPLEDSHQIAPEAPCIREISPDSRQSAHGFTTESHLVPAGGHEPVVPWADPFATTVDELDDLGPFSLPDLPLPDKEMQEPDARNPESADLKALSGHLRPCLAERQEEPELMDVDLPSLAKAPCPAVGLTLNEAGQDLVMPSPQPPYQAELDAEPQSVAVSSSLKQQGVLEARGQHEGPSQTDGTLMFPAVEPDSCQPHSHLNLTDSLSLPMVPGMEPLFTDKPDQGGQIAEPSLGSSSSPLPSVPVAVTISSTVQVSEALETASKLTVTLTTLQTDVAPKKVEEVPQRMTRNRAQMLANQNKNVPTTTAAATTTLACVMTSSASTPVSTVPNPATVTSVTTPSTTASTPNNTPTTTPTLVSAVVVPLEKEEKKEVVGVSVPVSAPAAPAVLSKVKGRVLEEEESQTQHPRKRKFPRSGQQQVQVQLVNTAMQQTREMIQQTLAVIVNAIKLDDIEPYHSDRSNPYFEYLQIRKKIEEKRKILCYITPQAPQCYAEYVTYTGSYLLDGKPLSKLHIPVIAPPPSLTEPLKELFRQQEAVRGKLRLQHSIEREKLIVSCEQEVLRVHCRAARTIANQAVPFSACTMLLDSEVYNMPSESQGDENKSVRDRFNARQFISWIQDVDDKYDRMKTCLLMRQQHEAAALNAVQRMEWQLKVQELDPAGHKSLCVNEVPSFYVPMVDVNDDFVLLPA, encoded by the exons ATGCCCAAGGGTGGGGGTTCCAAACTCCCCCAGCTGGAAGACTTCCCCCTCAGCACCGACATGGTGGAGAAGCAGGGTGGGAAGAAG GATAAAGATAAAGTACTGTCAAACAAGACTCCTAAACCCGACCGCAGCGATGGCgtcaaggagatgaaggagaaggCTCCCAAGAGGAAGCTGCCCTTCACAGTAGGAGCCAATGGAGACCAGAAAGACTCTGATTCAG AGAAGCAAGGTCCGGAGAGGAAGCGCATTAAAAAGGAGCCCACCAACTCCAGGAAGGCCAGCCTGCCGTTTGGGATGGGCATGCCAGGGATCCGGGCCGGGTACCCCCTCTCCGAGCGGCAGCAGGTGGCTCTGCTCATGCAAATGACGGCTGAGGAGTCCGTCAACAGTCCAG ACACAACACCAAAGCATCAGTCACAGTCGAGTCTGGGTCAGAAGGGAACGCCAAACTCTGCATCTAAAAccaaagacaaagtgaacaaGCGCAACGAGAGGGGCGAAACGCGACTGCACCGGGCAGCCATCCGCGGGGAGGCACGCCGCATCAAGGAGCTCATCAGCGAGGGAGCCGATGTGAATGTAAAAGACTTTGCAG GCTGGACTGCATTGCATGAGGCGTGCAACAGGGGCTACTACGATGTGGCCAAGCAGCTGCTGGCAGCCGGGGCGGAGGTCAACACCAAGGGTCTGGATGACGACACCCCTCTACACGACGCATCCAACAACGGACACTTCAAG GTGGTAAAGTTGCTTCTAAGGTATGGAGGGGACCCTCGTCAGAGTAACCGGAGAGGCGAGACTCCATTAAAGGTTGCCAACTCCCCGACCATGCTGAATCTGCTGCTTGGAAAAGGAACTTACACCTCGAGTGAGGAGAGTTCATCAG AATCCTCAGAGGAAGAAGATGCTCCTTCGTTTGCTCCTTCCAGCTCAGTTGATGGCAACAACACAGACTCTGAATTTGAGAAGGGCCTCAAGTTAAAAGGGAAGAACTTGGACCCGCCCAAGTGTGCTGTCACCCCTGTCAAGGACGAGTACGAATTTGACGAGGATGATGAGGAAGAGCGTGTCCCTCCGGTGGATGACAAACACCTCCTGAAAAAGGAATTCCGCAAGGACCCCGTTAGCAAGGCCAACAGCTTCATCTCAATACCCAAGATGGAGGTTAAAACCTATTCCAAAAGCAACTCGCTCACACCAAAGAAGGCTGTCCGGCGTATTATCTCGGACAGCAACAGCTCAGATGAGGATGATAGGACGTTGAGTTATACTACACCGACTCCTCGGCAACCGCCATCGGCAACTAACTCCAAAGCTCGGGACTCTGCCACCCTGAGCTCCAAGcagcaaaaagaaaagaataaagtcaaaaagaaaaggaagaaggaGACAAAAAACAGCGTCAGTAAGGAGGTGCGCTTTAACAAAGTCAACGACAAGTTCTGCACCTCGGACTCTGAGTGTGAGGAcctggagagtgaggatgagaagGGCTCGATGCAGAGCTTGAACTGTGTAAAGGACTCCTCTGGGAGCGTTAAAGAATCCTCCGTCTTCaatgcctcctcctcttctcatggGGGCTTGAACTCTCAGAAACAGGCACCGTCACTGGCAGAGCAGCACCCAAAGCAGTGGAGGACTGATGGCTGGAAGACTGTGTCGTCTCCTGTGTGGTCAGACGTCAGTTCCCTCTCGGACTCGGTCAGAACCAGTGAGTCGGACTACTCTTCAGCTGACTCGAGTGTAGAGTCAGTAAAACAGGTGAAGAAGAAAGCCCAGGAGAACAGGAAGAAGAATAACAATGTGCATGCGAATGCACTGGACAAAAAGAACTCTGACTTGTACAAGAACTCCAACACAGATGGCGCAGTCTCCAAAACAGATAAAGATGGCAAGGTGTTGAAGAAACATAAAGTGAAGCACAAGCACAAAAGtaaagagaaggaaaaggagaaggCTCCTAGTCTTGTGCTCAATCAAGACATGAATGAGAAGTTTGTTAAAAGCTTTTCTTTTGACTTTGACGATTCAAGACAAAAGTCCCTCCTTGTGGAAACCGAGTCCCCTGCAGAGAGCAAGGTCAAGTTATCCAAACATGACAAAGATCACTCGAAAAAGGAGGACAGACCTTCAAAAGTCAAATCAGAAGACAAGGACTGGTCAACTGGAAAAGAGACACAAAGACCTACTAAGGAGGAGAAAGCAAAGAAAACAAAGGATTCCACCAAGGATAAGCCCagcaaggaagagagggagaagccaATAAAAGTTGACAAAGAGCGGAGTcttaaggagaaggagaaacccaaagaggagaaacagaaagcccacaaagaggagaagaagaagaaatccAAGGAGAAGTCCTCAAAGGTGGACAGAAAGGGGGagcaaaaagaagaaaaacaccTGAAAGTGGATAAAGAGAAAAACACCACCCGGGAAGAAAAGGAGAAATCCAAGAAGGAGAAAGCGCCAAAAGAGGAGCCTGACTACCAAGGCTATGATGTCAACAATCGTTTCCTCAACCTTGAAGACACCAAGCAAAGTGCCTCCGACGACCACCACGACCGATGGGCTTCAGACCTCTCCTCTGACTCCTCCCTCTACGAAGATGACAGTTGGGACGCTCCAGTGAAGGAGTACAAGGAGTATAAAGCAAACAACGCCGTCAAGCTGATAGTGGAGACTGTTAGAGAAGAAATCAGGGAAAAGAGGAAGGAGAACAAAGTCAAAGACAAGAAGTCAGAACACAATGACAAACGGGCAGAGAAAGAGGTAATCTCCAAGAAGAAAGACTCATTAGAAAAAATTTGTGAAAAGAAAAAGGACTGGGCGGAAAAGCAAAAACTTAACTCCAGCCACTctttggagaaagagaaaaagcggAAGGAGTCTGCAGATAgtgtcaaagaaaaaaaagagaaagacccGATGGACAGCTGTAGAGACCGCAAAGACTCCTATGAGTTCACTAAAGACCGAAAAGACTCAAAAATCAAACAGGAGTCAATACGAGACGAGTATGGGAATGATGCGTTCTTCAAGGACAGTGAAGCTGTTGGCAAACCATCTGAAATCCGAGAAAGGAACCACTctggaaaagaaaaggagaggaaaggagacggCGTGGAAAAAAGGGAGAAGTCAAAAGCTGAAAAACATAAGGAGAAGCCAAAAGACAGAGGAGTAGACCAAGAGGAGAAGAAGCTGGAGAAGAGCTTGACAGACAAAGCTGTGAAGGAGAAGGACCCAGACCGAGGCTCTAAGGAGAAGAAGGACGGGGCTAAAGACAAACATAAAGACTCTCACAgcaaagagaaagacaggaagatggCTTCAGAGCAGACAAAGGACAAGAAAGAGAAACCCTCCCAAGATAAACAcacagaaagggagaaggaCTTCTTTGAGGtaaaaaaggaggagagaaagccAGAGAAGGTTCGCGAAAAAACTTGGTATAAGATCGCTGACATCTTTACGGacgagagtgaggatgaggaagatAACTACAACGGGGGTGTAGCCAAGCTAAGTGACTCGCTAGGGCTCTCTGACTCTCACAGGAAAGACTCCACACCTGACAGAGATGACTTGGATCACTTTGCAACAGAAAAACCAAGAAAATACTCAGTGGAGGTCAAACACACGGCAGAGAAGCAGAAAGAAAAAGAccacaaagagaaaaagaaagaaaaggccgGATTCGACTCGGGGAAAGATCGAAAGGGCTCCCTGGAGAAACACAACAAAgacaagaaagaaaaagatgttGACATAAAACACAAGGAACGTAAAGACAGGATGTCAGTAGATTCAAACCAGGAGAAGAAAAACAAGCAGAAACTTCTGGACAAGAGGGAAGCCGTCGAGGAGAAGATCAAGAGCAAATATAAAGACAAGCAAGACCACCTCAAGGACAGGAAGCCCTCCAAGGGCAGTGGGGAGAACGAGAAGTCCCTGCTGGAGAAACTGGAAGAGGAGGCCATGAATGACTACAAAGACGACTCCAACGACAAGAACAGCGAGCTGTCCTCAGACAGCTTCACGGATCGGGGCCACGAGCCGGTCCTCAGCAGCTACTATGACTCCTCCAACATCAGCTTGCCAGAcatcacagaggagaggagggactcTCTGTCCATATCAACCCCCCAGGACAAgttcagggagaaggagagacaccggcactcctcttcctcatcgtcCAAAAAGAGCCACGAGAAGGAGAAGGTCAAGAAAGGCGACAAGAGAGACAAGACGGAAGAGATCCGAGAGTCCTACGGCCGTAGAGAGAGTCTTCCCTTTGAAAAGGAAACGATGCCTCTCGAGGCTGACCCATACACGTTTCCTTACGGGTctaagggggatggagaggacgaTTTTGACAAGACGTTGGAGTTTGAAAAGGAGATGTCTAAAAAGGCTGACAAGGACAAAGCTAGCAGTGTCATCAGTGACAAAATCAAGGACaaaaagaagaaggaaaaacaCAAGGAGAAGATCAAGGAGGACAAACATAAGTATGTAGACAATTGTGGGTCCTTCAAGCACTCCAAGGAGGACATTAAGTCTggactgaaagagagccctcaAATCACCAATCTTAAAGAGAGGTCCAAAGAAGACAGTCCTAAATTTGAAGCAAAGAAGGAAAGGAATAGAGAGACCCTCGACAAAGACGGCAGGACAGATCACATCAAGTCGAAGGTTAAAGAGGAGAACGAGAAACTCGGTCTGTCCAAAGACACCACTCGGAAAGACAACCGTCCTCGTGAGAAACTGCTGGTTGACGGTGACCTCAGACTTACAAGCTTTGGGCAGATGTTGAGTTTGAAAGACCAGGAGATCGAGGAGCGCCAtaagagacataaagagaggaTGAAGCAGATGGAGAAACTGAGACATCGATCAGGAGATCCCAAACTCAAGGACAAAACCAAGTCCACAGAGGAGCTGAGGAAAAGCCGCAGTGAGCTGTCAACTAAGAAATCAAACAGTTTAGAGTCCGCCTTGAAGGAGAAGAAGCTAAAAGACGTGGGTCTCCCAGCCCAGATAATGTCCCCTGAGAGGAAGTCCCAGGCCTTGGATGGTCACAACTCCAAGGACTGGCTAGCTGGCCATCAGATGAAAGAGAACTTGCCTGCCTCTCCCAGACCGGACCAAAACAGGCCCACTGGTGTTCCCACCCCCACATCTGTCATCTCTTGTCCCAGCTATGAGGAGGTGATGCAGACCCCAAGGACCCCTTCCTGCAGTGCGGAGGACTACCCTGACATCATGTTTGATGGCCTGGACTGTCAAAACTCCTCTGCCATGACCATGTCGATGAATGCCTGCTCCCCATCCTTTTTTGACCG GTACTCCAACTCCTCTCACAGCTTTCAAGAGGGCACGTGTCTGACCCCCGCTAAGAACCTCCAGCTTCCTCTGGTGAGCCGCTCTGGCTCCTCTGAGGTCCGCAGGCCCCTGGAGGACGAGTTTAAGGCTGAAGCTGACAAGTTCCTCCGACAACAGAGCATGCCAGCAGACTCCGACTTCGACCTGTCAGTCTCCCACCCTGCAGAGGACAAGCCGGTGTCCATTGAGAGACTGGACTGCCTGTCTTCTCCGTACTTCTCTCCCATGAGGATGCTGTCCCCTCGGGTGGAACCTGCTCAACCAGCACCAGACGGCACCAGCTCCAGCTTGGTGTGCCCAGAGGGCAACGATCCAGAGAATGTCTACACCAACTTCCTCCTCAATCCCTCCACTCCTGCCCACAGACCTGACCCCCAGGAGCCATGCCTGGACATCGCAGctccacccaccccagccccggcAGCGCTGCCCCCTCTGGACATAGATGACCTCCCAGAGCCTCACCACAGTGAACCCAGCTTAGTGCCCTCAGACCCAGTCAGTGGTTCTGACTACCTTCCTCCTGTCACTGAGGAGCGagatgaggaagatgaggaagaagacgaggaggaagaggaggaggaggaggaagacatgatgtcagaggaggaaggggaggaggaagaggttgaCGTGGAGGAGAGAGCGGAGCGTGCAGCGGAAGAGGCGGAGCagcggaggcaggaggaggagtgctcctccttctctccgagGGCTGAGGAGCCTCTGCAGAAGAGCTGGGCCGAATCTCCAGACAGACGGGCCACAGAGGCGCACCAACTTAGCCCCTCGCACCCGCACCCAGCCACCATTGGGGAAAACTCCTGCCACCACAACCTGGCCTGGAACTCCGACATGCTCCCCAAGTCTCCCCAGAGGAACTATGGTGAAATCGAGGTGGCCGTCTCCAAAATCACCAGCCCCTTTTCCAACTCAGACAGTGAGATACACCACATCCCAAGCCACACTTCCGTCACCCCTCCCTACGCCTCCTACTCAAGGACCTATGTCCCAGAGTCTGACTTTGAAGAGCAGAAAGATGCAGTGGAAGACATTCCTTCCCCAGAGAGACCTGAGACCGCTTCCCTGGATGCACAGGTTAACTACAtgaacacctcctcctcctctaccaggTTAGAAGCCTTCTTCACAGACTGTAAGCCTTTAGAGGACAGCCACCAGATAGCGCCAGAAGCTCCCTGTATAAGAGAGATCAGtccagacagcagacagagtgCCCATGGCTTCACCACAGAGAGCCATCTGGTCCCAGCAGGGGGCCACGAGCCAGTGGTGCCCTGGGCTGATCCATTTGCCACCACCGTGGACGAGTTGGACGATCTGGGACCCTTCTCCCTCCCAGACCTGCCCTTGCCCGACAAGGAAATGCAGGAGCCCGACGCCCGAAACCCAGAGTCTGCCGACCTCAAGGCCCTGTCTGGCCACCTCCGACCCTGCCTGGCTGAGAGGCAAGAGGAACCGGAGCTCATGGATGTAGACCTTCCCAGCTTGGCCAAGGCCCCCTGCCCTGCTGTGGGTCTAACCCTCAACGAGGCTGGGCAGGACCTGGTGATGCCCTCGCCTCAGCCTCCCTACCAGGCAGAGCTGGACGCAGAGCCTCAGAGCGTGGCAGTCAGCTCCTCCCTGAAGCAGCAGGGAGTCCTGGAGGCCAGAGGGCAGCACGAGGGACCTTCTCAGACTGATGGAACCCTGATGTTCCCTGCTGTGGAGCCAGACAGCTGTCAGCCCCACAGTCACCTGAACCTGACCGACTCCCTGTCACTGCCCATGGTCCCTGGGATGGAGCCCCTGTTCACCGACAAGCCAGATCAGGGTGGGCAGATAGCCGAGCCTTCTCTCGGGTCCTCTTCCAGCCCGCTGCCCTCTGTCCCAGTCGCGGTGACGATTTCCAGCACGGTTCAGGTGTCGGAGGCTTTGGAGACCGCGTCCAAGTTGACTGTTACTTTGACCACGCTACAAACGGACGTAGCGCccaagaaggtggaggaggtgcctCAGAGGATGACCCGCAACCGTGCCCAGATGCTGGCCAATCAGAACAAGAACGTGCCCACCACCACTGCCgccgccaccaccaccctcGCTTGCGTGATGACATCTTCGGCCTCTACTCCAGTCAGTACGGTGCCGAACCCTGCAACTGTGACCTCTGTTACCACCCCTAGCACTacagcctccacccccaacaacacccccaccaccacccccaccctggtctctgctgtggttgtgcctctggagaaggaggagaagaaggaggtggTCGGCGTAAGCGTCCCTGTCTCCGCTCCCGCCGCCCCGGCTGTGCTCAGCAAGGTGAAAGGTCgcgtcctggaggaggaggagtcgcAGACGCAGCACCCACGCAAGAGGAAGTTCCCCCGGTCTGGCCAGCAGCAGGTCCAGGTGCAGCTGGTCAACACCGCCATGCAGCAGACCCGGGAGATGATCCAGCAGACGCTGGCTGTCATTGTCAACGCCATCAAGCTGGACGACATCGAGCCCTACCACAGCGACCGCTCCAACCCATACTTCGAGTACCTGCAGATCCGCAAGAAGatcgaggagaagaggaagatccTGTGCTACATCACGCCCCAGGCCCCCCAGTGCTACGCAGAGTACGTCACCTACACAGGGTCCTACCTGCTGGATGGCAAGCCCCTCAGCAAGCTGCACATCCCTGTG atcgctcctcctccatccctcacggAGCCCTTGAAGGAGCTCTTCAGACAGCAGGAGGCTGTGAGAGGCAAGCTGAGACTGCAGCACAGCATTGAAAGG GAGAAgctgattgtgtcatgtgagcaGGAAGTGCTTCGGGTTCACTGTCGAGCAGCCAGGACGATAGCCAATCAGGCCGTGCCATTCAGCGCCTGCACCATGCTGCTGGACTCTGAGGTGTACAACATGCCCTCCGAGAGCCAG GGGGACGAGAACAAGTCTGTGAGAGATCGCTTCAACGCTCGCCAGTTCATTTCTTGGATCCAGGATGTAGATGACAAGTATGACCGCATGAAG ACATGTCTGTTGATGCGACAGCAGCATGAGGCAGCCGCCCTCAACGCAGTCCAGAGGATGGAGTGGCAGTTGAAGGTGCAGGAGCTGGACCCTGCAGGTCACAAGTCCCTCTGTGTCAACGAGGTGCCCTCCTTCTACGTCCCCATGGTGGATGTCAACGACGACTTTGTCCTGCTTCCCGCGTGA